The proteins below come from a single Mya arenaria isolate MELC-2E11 chromosome 6, ASM2691426v1 genomic window:
- the LOC128239249 gene encoding uncharacterized protein LOC128239249 isoform X2 has translation MNKFSMLLQLILMLACMVFGIAASAFSKFDETNCTVRVYQGSVFFKISSSDPKDIINIQANGKWVADYNTEAVLRDEDDKKYFHVSLTPSGACVFIIYNFDGNIFSVSITSATSTLTEVSIQGIPITSCFSPSLVALNLKGKVECHQKKPGTMTDDGLPVWVIVLLVLQFVAILICIAIVAIVVYKGKEGKDIKSCTEDGLRKNKQQQPFLTETNPKTQHSSSPTRKRINHRKR, from the exons ATGTTGGCATGTATGGTTTTTGGAATTGCTGCTTCTGCTTTTTCGAAGTTTG ATGAAACAAACTGTACCGTGAGAGTTTATCAGGGTtctgtgttttttaaaataagttcgTCAGACCCAAAAGACATAATAAACATCCAGGCAAATGGGAAATGGGTAGCAGACTATAACACAGAGGCTGTACTCAGGGACGAAGACgataaaaagtattttcatgTGTCTTTGACTCCTAGCGGAgcatgtgtttttataatttataatttcgATGGAAATATCTTTAGTGTTAGTATTACATCAGCTACATCGACCTTGACAGAAGTCTCAATTCAAGGAATACCTATCACAAGCTGCTTCAGCCCTTCGCTCGTTGCTTTAAATCTGAAAG GGAAAGTAGAGTGCCACCAAAAGAAACCCGGAACGATGACGGATGACGGATTACCAGTTTGGGTTATAGTTCTGCTTGTATTGCAATTTGTGGCAATACTTATTTGTATTGCAATTGTTGCAATTGTGGTTTATAAAG GAAAAGAAGGGAAAGACATCAAATCCTGTACCGAGGATGGCCTaaggaaaaataaacaacaacaacctttttTAACTGAAACCAACCCGAAAACACAACACTCAA GTTCTCCAACCAGGAAACGCATTAATCATAGGAAGCGGTAA